One region of Oxalobacteraceae bacterium OTU3CAMAD1 genomic DNA includes:
- a CDS encoding methyl-accepting chemotaxis protein, with protein MQWFYDLKIGKKLILAFAVVIALTCFLGLFSINQLVKVNQASTDIATNWMPAVRYLGQMQTSMSRYRISESTHILLSEEADMAATEKSMATRLETLGKQQASYAPLVSEPDEIRIYAEFQKTMEAYLAESKKLMALSRAGQKEEARVLFRGASNKVFRQINEQLDALAKINDDGSAASDTSAEQTFSLARKLILGALAALIVISLLLATTVSRAVAAPLQEAVVIARRVAEGDLTGHIASTSKDETGQLMLSLKAMNDSLLRVVGEVRGGTDTIATASAEIASGNLDLSSRTEEQASSLEETASAMEELTSTVKQNADNARQANQLAQSASGTATDGGQVVGEVIATMEAISAASRKIVDIISVIDGIAFQTNILALNAAVEAARAGEQGRGFAVVASEVRNLAQRSAAAAKEIKQLIDDSVTQVDSGTALVQRAGTTMAEVVSSVRRVSDVVAEISAASHEQSTGIEEVNRAITQMDEVTQQNAALVEEAAAAAGSLQEQAANLAAVVSVFRLR; from the coding sequence ATGCAATGGTTCTATGATCTCAAGATAGGCAAGAAGTTAATCCTGGCGTTCGCGGTGGTGATCGCGCTGACCTGCTTCCTCGGCCTGTTCTCGATCAACCAGCTGGTCAAGGTCAACCAGGCATCGACCGACATCGCCACCAACTGGATGCCGGCGGTGCGCTACCTGGGCCAGATGCAGACGTCGATGTCGCGCTACCGCATCTCCGAATCGACTCACATCCTGCTGTCCGAGGAGGCCGACATGGCGGCCACCGAAAAATCGATGGCGACCCGCCTCGAGACCCTGGGCAAGCAGCAGGCCTCGTACGCGCCGCTGGTGTCGGAGCCGGACGAGATCCGCATCTACGCCGAGTTCCAGAAAACCATGGAAGCCTACCTGGCCGAAAGCAAAAAGCTGATGGCGCTGTCGCGCGCCGGCCAGAAAGAGGAGGCGCGGGTGCTGTTCCGTGGCGCCTCCAACAAGGTGTTCCGCCAGATTAACGAACAGCTCGACGCGCTGGCCAAGATCAACGACGACGGCAGCGCCGCGTCCGACACGTCGGCCGAGCAGACGTTCTCGCTGGCGCGCAAGCTGATCCTGGGCGCGCTGGCGGCGCTGATCGTCATCAGTCTGTTGCTGGCGACGACGGTGTCGCGCGCCGTCGCCGCGCCGCTGCAGGAGGCGGTGGTGATCGCCCGCCGCGTGGCCGAGGGCGACTTGACCGGCCACATCGCCAGCACCAGCAAGGACGAGACGGGACAATTGATGTTGTCGCTCAAAGCCATGAACGACAGCCTGCTGCGGGTGGTGGGCGAAGTGCGCGGCGGCACCGACACCATCGCCACCGCGTCGGCGGAGATCGCCAGCGGCAACCTCGACCTGTCGAGCCGCACCGAGGAGCAGGCCAGTTCGCTGGAGGAGACCGCCTCGGCGATGGAGGAGCTGACCTCGACCGTCAAGCAGAACGCCGACAACGCCCGCCAGGCCAACCAGCTGGCGCAATCGGCGTCCGGCACGGCCACCGACGGCGGCCAGGTGGTGGGCGAGGTGATCGCCACGATGGAGGCGATCAGCGCGGCCTCGCGCAAGATCGTTGACATCATCAGCGTGATCGACGGCATCGCCTTCCAAACCAACATCCTGGCGCTCAACGCCGCCGTCGAGGCGGCGCGCGCCGGCGAGCAGGGGCGCGGCTTCGCCGTGGTCGCCAGCGAGGTGCGCAACCTGGCCCAGCGCAGCGCGGCGGCGGCCAAGGAGATCAAGCAGTTGATCGACGATTCGGTGACCCAGGTCGACAGCGGCACGGCGCTGGTGCAGCGCGCCGGCACGACGATGGCCGAGGTGGTCTCAAGCGTGCGCCGCGTCAGCGACGTGGTGGCCGAGATCTCGGCCGCCAGCCACGAGCAGAGCACCGGCATCGAGGAAGTCAACCGCGCCATCACGCAGATGGACGAGGTGACGCAGCAAAACGCCGCGCTGGTCGAGGAGGCGGCCGCCGCCGCCGGTTCGTTGCAGGAGCAGGCCGCCAACCTGGCGGCGGTGGTCAGCGTGTTCCGGCTGCGCTAA
- the pnuC gene encoding nicotinamide riboside transporter PnuC gives MTTPLEVAANAVMALSIVLAGRNNVHSWWLGVIGCSMFAALFYTSKLYADVALQGFFIVTCLIGWRQWMVGGSGGGGALPISRARPLLVGSMAVAGLAATAAYGLMLQVYTDAYAPFIDSAVLMFSIIAQLLLMGRRLQTWPFWLLVNTVSVPLYASRGLYLTAALYAAYWLNALASWFFWRRQMRGQEAKLQLGA, from the coding sequence TTGACCACACCGCTGGAAGTCGCCGCCAATGCCGTCATGGCGCTGTCCATCGTGCTCGCCGGACGCAACAATGTGCATTCGTGGTGGCTGGGCGTGATCGGCTGTTCGATGTTCGCCGCGCTGTTCTACACCTCCAAACTCTACGCCGACGTCGCCCTGCAAGGCTTCTTCATCGTCACCTGCCTGATCGGCTGGCGCCAATGGATGGTTGGGGGCAGCGGCGGCGGCGGGGCGCTGCCGATTTCCAGGGCGCGGCCGTTGCTGGTGGGCTCGATGGCGGTGGCCGGCCTGGCGGCCACCGCCGCCTACGGCTTGATGCTGCAAGTGTATACCGACGCCTACGCGCCATTCATCGATTCGGCCGTGCTGATGTTCAGCATCATCGCGCAGTTGCTGTTGATGGGGCGGCGCTTGCAGACCTGGCCGTTCTGGCTGCTGGTCAACACCGTCTCCGTTCCGCTGTACGCCAGCCGCGGCTTGTACCTGACGGCCGCGCTGTACGCTGCCTATTGGCTCAATGCGCTGGCGTCGTGGTTCTTCTGGCGCCGGCAGATGCGCGGCCAAGAGGCAAAGCTACAACTCGGCGCCTAG
- a CDS encoding hybrid sensor histidine kinase/response regulator: MAAHSVTTLSFPAVGERSYRFIGDGTPMRDMVRDFPWQNTALGAIADWSAALRTSVGIVMHSVHPMFLWWGDELTQVYNDAYVPCFGEGKHPAALGQGGRACWAEIWPIIGPQIDEVRAGGEPRWYADNLVPIWRNGRIEDVYWSYTYTPVFGGDDRIAGVLVVCTETTTQVLAERRRHALDLLARRLLACHGEADVRAGIALSVGDDPGDLLSVDLLRRPGADAANGADLAVGDPAVVVIRGADLQLCDELALAFRISPRLPLDAAFRQFLEQYTATVCATLSRLDSDRALAQAMAESERLNADLNASARTKDEFLAMLGHELRNPLAPIVTALKLMKLRGGEHSETIHEQEVIQRQVDHLVRLVDDLLDVSRIASGKVELRKETVALPDVLNKAIEMASPLLEQKQHRLLVDVAPVRWHGDPARLAQVVSNLLSNAARYTPAGGHVTLATRVQERALTIQVTDDGSGISPTLLPHIFDLFVQGNRLVDRAKGGLGIGLALVRNLVQMHGGEVAAYSAGEGRGSTFTLTLPESVVEEAEPGNGAASAAAPAQGGGTRVLVVDDNQDAADSLADLLGALGYSASVAYDPAHAIAEAAKAMPQVAILDIGLPGMDGFELAAHLRRLPRGDGLKLIALSGYGQENDKHRSREAGFAAHLVKPINIAELQTTLS; the protein is encoded by the coding sequence ATGGCGGCCCACTCCGTTACAACCCTGTCCTTCCCTGCCGTCGGCGAACGGTCGTACCGCTTCATCGGCGACGGCACGCCGATGCGCGACATGGTGCGTGACTTTCCGTGGCAAAACACGGCGCTGGGCGCCATCGCCGATTGGTCCGCCGCGCTGCGCACCAGCGTCGGCATCGTCATGCATTCGGTGCATCCGATGTTCCTGTGGTGGGGCGACGAGCTGACCCAGGTCTACAACGACGCCTACGTGCCGTGCTTCGGCGAGGGCAAGCACCCGGCCGCGCTCGGTCAGGGTGGACGCGCATGCTGGGCCGAGATCTGGCCCATCATCGGGCCGCAAATCGACGAGGTGCGCGCCGGCGGCGAACCGCGCTGGTATGCCGACAACCTGGTGCCGATCTGGCGCAACGGCCGCATTGAGGATGTTTACTGGAGCTACACTTACACGCCGGTGTTCGGCGGGGACGACCGCATCGCCGGCGTACTGGTGGTGTGCACCGAGACCACCACCCAGGTGCTGGCCGAGCGCCGCCGCCACGCGCTCGACCTGCTGGCGCGCCGGCTGCTGGCCTGCCACGGCGAGGCCGATGTGCGCGCCGGCATCGCGCTGAGCGTCGGCGACGATCCGGGCGACCTGCTGTCGGTGGACCTGCTGCGCCGGCCGGGCGCGGACGCCGCCAATGGCGCCGACCTTGCCGTCGGCGACCCCGCCGTCGTCGTCATCCGTGGCGCCGACCTGCAACTGTGCGACGAGCTGGCGCTGGCGTTCCGCATCTCGCCGCGGCTGCCGCTGGACGCCGCGTTCCGCCAGTTCCTGGAACAGTACACCGCCACCGTATGCGCCACCCTGAGCCGCCTCGACAGCGACCGCGCGCTGGCGCAGGCGATGGCCGAGAGCGAGCGCCTCAACGCCGACCTGAACGCGTCGGCGCGCACCAAGGACGAATTCCTGGCCATGCTGGGCCACGAACTGCGCAACCCGCTGGCGCCCATCGTCACCGCGCTCAAGCTGATGAAGCTGCGCGGTGGCGAGCACAGCGAGACCATCCACGAGCAGGAGGTGATCCAGCGCCAGGTCGACCATCTGGTGCGGCTGGTGGACGACCTGCTCGACGTCTCGCGCATCGCCAGCGGCAAGGTCGAGCTGCGCAAGGAGACGGTGGCGCTGCCGGACGTGCTCAACAAGGCGATCGAAATGGCCAGCCCGCTGCTCGAGCAGAAGCAGCACCGGTTGCTGGTCGACGTGGCGCCGGTGCGCTGGCACGGCGACCCGGCGCGGCTGGCGCAGGTGGTGTCCAACCTGCTGAGCAACGCGGCGCGCTACACGCCGGCCGGTGGCCATGTGACCCTGGCCACCCGGGTCCAGGAGCGCGCGCTGACGATCCAGGTGACCGACGACGGTTCGGGCATCTCGCCCACCCTGTTGCCGCACATCTTCGACTTGTTCGTGCAGGGCAACCGCCTGGTCGACCGCGCCAAGGGCGGGCTGGGCATCGGGCTGGCGCTGGTGCGCAATCTGGTGCAGATGCATGGCGGCGAGGTGGCCGCCTATAGCGCCGGCGAAGGGCGCGGCAGCACCTTCACGCTCACCTTGCCCGAATCGGTGGTGGAGGAGGCCGAGCCGGGTAACGGGGCGGCGTCCGCCGCCGCGCCGGCGCAGGGCGGCGGCACCCGCGTGCTGGTGGTCGACGACAACCAGGACGCCGCCGATTCGCTGGCCGACCTGCTCGGCGCGCTCGGCTACAGCGCCAGCGTGGCCTACGATCCGGCCCACGCCATCGCCGAGGCCGCCAAGGCGATGCCGCAGGTCGCCATTCTCGACATCGGCCTGCCCGGCATGGACGGCTTCGAGCTGGCCGCCCATCTGCGCCGCCTGCCGCGCGGCGACGGCTTGAAACTGATCGCGCTGTCCGGCTACGGCCAGGAAAACGACAAGCACCGCAGCCGCGAGGCCGGTTTCGCGGCCCATCTCGTCAAGCCGATCAATATCGCTGAACTGCAGACAACGTTATCATAA
- a CDS encoding pilin codes for MAQVVGVGQDATAAVERYFYAHGSAPATLEQAGYAMADPNHVVQNITVDAANGAVHVFPADLNYRGKAIAFTPSLDENKRVAWRCGSDGIPARLLPADCRE; via the coding sequence ATGGCGCAGGTGGTCGGCGTCGGCCAGGACGCGACGGCGGCGGTGGAGCGCTATTTCTACGCCCATGGCAGCGCTCCGGCCACCCTGGAGCAGGCCGGCTACGCGATGGCCGATCCGAACCACGTGGTGCAGAACATCACGGTCGATGCCGCCAACGGCGCGGTGCACGTGTTCCCGGCCGACCTGAACTATCGCGGCAAGGCTATTGCGTTCACGCCGAGCCTGGACGAGAATAAGCGCGTGGCCTGGCGCTGCGGCAGCGACGGCATCCCGGCCCGGCTGCTGCCGGCCGACTGCCGCGAGTAG